Proteins from a single region of Palaemon carinicauda isolate YSFRI2023 chromosome 1, ASM3689809v2, whole genome shotgun sequence:
- the LOC137650574 gene encoding platelet binding protein GspB-like — translation MATWISLVVLSLAVVSTLSFPQPDAEYKIPTVGLGSRSQYYVLHSDGTFKYGYDSGDGLYEQSMAQAPGEVSGAFGYKDATGADIKLEYTADERGFLPRGGHLPVGPDSDFGAKVRGASTAAAGSPVIPYSAPSPPPAAAPAPVAPLEFAEIRSSAGSDGSYSFGYDTSSSSRSESADSRNSVTGQYSFVADDGVNRAINYIAGSDTGYIAEGDSLPIGPSVPGAESGIPTGRILPILTEDEANALAAATSSTSYSAPQTHSAPSASSTSSAAQSPAFKTVAGTKSTTTGSTDASYSFSYDAGDSARSENADADLNVEGTYSFVPPEGHRLTVNYVAGSATGFVATGDHLPVAPGADFGSRASGVVPSPAVNVYSSNPAPTVTAQNTIAAQTPVEVAQVRSSASDDGSYNFAYETSSSSRSESANAQNSVDGQYSFVADDGINRAIKYTANAETGYIAEGDSLPVGPPVPGAESGIPTGRILPILSEEEANALAAATSGSSSQRAAPQTGSSAVAYTDTAALTKTASSRTSDASYSFNYDAGDSARYESANADLNVKGSYSFVPPEGHRLTVNYVAGSDTGFIATGDHLPVAADATSVTGVDGKKPVNSVTAYSAPSSLSPAKAPSSISAAAPAQVAQVRSSAADDGSYSFSYETDSSSRSESADAHNSVTGHYSFVADDGINRKIDYIAGSETGYIAEGETLPVGPPVPGAESGIPTGRILPVLSEAKANALAGLSTASAAQTSAASPSRTTAAAATAYAAPSPATTSPVRPASPSSPQRSSLSAGHSSRVVGDVLLHQYDAVNRDKYGYVFTTLRR, via the exons ATGGCGACGTGGATTAGCTTA GTGGTGTTGTCCTTGGCGGTGGTTAGCACCCTGAGTTTTCCACAGCCAGATGCCGAGTACAAAATCCCCACTGTGGGACTGGGATCTCGCTCCCAGTATTATGTATTACACTCTGACGGCACCTTCAAATATGGCTACGATTCAGGAGACGGCCTTTATGAACAGTCAATGGCACAGGCTCCTGGAGAAGTCTCTGGAGCATTCGGTTACAAAGACGCTACAGGAGCTGATATTAAGCTTGAATACACAGCTGACGAACGAGGATTCCTCCCTCGCGGAGGACACCTGCCTGTGGGACCTGACAGTGATTTTGGAGCAAAAGTAAGAGGAGCATCTACTGCAGCAGCTGGTAGTCCTGTTATTCCATACAGTGCTCCATCTCCACCACCTGCTGCTGCTCCTGCACCAGTTGCTCCCCTAGAATTTGCAGAAATTAGAAGTTCTGCTGGAAGTGATGGAAGTTATAGCTTCGGATATGATACCTCTAGCAGCTCACGCTCAGAATCTGCCGATTCTCGTAACTCGGTAACAGGACAGTACTCTTTTGTTGCGGATGATGGAGTCAATCGTGCAATCAATTACATTGCAGGATCGGACACTGGTTATATTGCTGAAGGAGATTCACTTCCTATTGGGCCTTCCGTCCCTGGAGCTGAGAGTGGAATTCCTACTGGAAGGATTCTTCCCATTCTTACAGAAGATGAAGCTAATGCCCTGGCTGCAGCCACATCCTCTACATCCTATTCTGCTCCTCAAACACATTCAGCACCTTCTGCATCATCCACCTCCTCAGCTGCACAATCTCCAGCATTCAAAACTGTTGCTGGTACTAAGTCAACAACTACTGGATCAACAGACGCCTCTTATTCCTTCAGTTATGACGCAGGAGATAGTGCTCGATCTGAAAATGCCGACGCTGACTTGAATGTCGAAGGAACTTACAGCTTTGTTCCTCCAGAGGGACACAGGCTTACTGTCAATTATGTTGCGGGATCAGCTACTGGATTTGTTGCTACAGGAGATCACCTTCCTGTAGCTCCTGGTGCTGATTTTGGTTCTAGAGCTAGCGGAGTAGTCCCTTCACCAGCAGTAAATGTTTACTCTTCTAATCCTGCTCCAACAGTAACAGCTCAAAATACCATTGCTGCACAAACTCCTGTCGAAGTGGCTCAAGTAAGAAGCTCTGCGAGTGATGATGGCAGCTATAATTTTGCTTATGAGACGTCAAGCAGCTCTCGTTCAGAATCTGCTAATGCTCAGAACTCTGTTGATGGACAATATTCTTTTGTTGCTGATGACGGAATTAATAGAGCAATCAAATACACTGCTAATGCAGAGACTGGCTACATTGCTGAAGGAGATTCTTTACCCGTTGGTCCTCCAGTCCCTGGAGCAGAGTCTGGCATTCCCACTGGAAGAATATTGCCTATTCTCTCAGAGGAGGAAGCAAATGCTTTAGCTGCTGCCACCTCTGGATCTAGCTCTCAGCGTGCCGCACCACAAACAGGATCATCTGCTGTTGCTTATACTGATACCGCTGCTCTTACTAAGACTGCTAGTTCTCGTACTTCTGATGCCTCCTATTCTTTCAATTATGATGCAGGTGACAGTGCACGATATGAAAGTGCTAATGCTGACCTTAATGTTAAGGGCTCTTATAGCTTTGTACCCCCCGAGGGCCACAGACTCACTGTCAATTACGTAGCAGGATCGGATACTGGCTTTATTGCTACTGGAGATCATCTTCCAGTAGCTGCTGATGCTACTTCTGTAACAGGAGTTGATGGAAAAAAACCTGTCAACAGTGTAACAGCATATTCTGCTCCTAGTTCTCTTTCACCAGCAAAGGCTCCATCATCAATAAGTGCAGCGGCTCCTGCACAGGTAGCACAGGTAAGAAGTTCTGCTGCAGATGATGGAAGCTACAGTTTTTCTTATGAAACCGACAGCAGTTCTCGCTCAGAATCTGCTGATGCTCACAATTCTGTTACTGGACACTATTCATTTGTGGCTGATGATGGAATCAACAGGAAAATCGACTACATAGCTGGTTCTGAGACTGGGTACATAGCTGAAGGAGAGActctccctgttggaccccctgttCCTGGTGCTGAGAGTGGAATTCCTACTGGACGAATCCTGCCAGTTCTTTCTGAAGCCAAGGCCAATGCCCTTGCAGGACTTAGTACTGCTAGTGCTGCACAAACTTCTGCTGCTTCCCCTTCTAGAACTACGGCTGCTGCGGCTACAGCATATGCAGCGCCATCCCCTGCTACAACCTCACCAGTTAGACCTGCTAGCCCATCTTCACCACAGAGATCATCGCTGTCAGCAGGTCACTCAAGTCGCGTGGTTGGCGACGTTCTCCTTCATCAGTACGACGCCGTGAACAGGGATAAATATGGCTACGTCTTCACTACACTTCGTCGCTAA
- the LOC137650594 gene encoding serine-rich adhesin for platelets-like has product MATWISLVVLSLAVVSTLSFPQPDAEYKIPTVGLGSRSQYYVLHSDGTFKYGYDSGDGLYEQSMAQAPGEVSGAFGYKDATGADIKLEYTADERGFLPRGGHLPVGPDSDVGAKVRGASTTAAGTPVIPYSAPSPSPAAAPAPVVPLEFAEIRSSSGGDGSYSFGYDTSSSSRSESADSRNSVTGQYSFVADDGVNRAINYIAGSDTGYIAEGDSLPIGPAVPGAESGIPTGRILPILTEDEANALAAATSSTSYTAPQTHSAPSASSTSSAAQSPAFKNVAGTKSTTTGSRDASYSFSYDAGDSARSEKADADLNVEGTYSFVPPEGHRLTVNYVAGSATGFVATGEHLPVAPDADFGSKASGAVPSPAVNVYSSSKPAPTVTAQNTIAAQIPVEVAQVRSSASDDGSYNFAYETSSSSRSESANAQNSVDGQYSFVGDDGINRAIKYTANAETGYIAEGDSLPVGPPVPGAESGIPTGRIFPILSEEEANALAAATSGSSSLRATPQTGSSAVNYAGTASLTKTAGSRTSDASYSFNYDAGDSARTESADADLNVKGSYSFVPPEGHRLTVNYVAGSDTGFIATGDHLPVAPDATSVTGVDGKKPVTSATAYSAPSSLSPAKAPTLISAVAPAQVRSSAADDGSYSFSYETDSSSRSESADAHNSVTGHYSFVADDGVNRKIDYIAGSETGYIAEGDSLPVGPPVPGAESGIPTGRILPVLSEAEANALAGLSTASAAQTSAASPSRTTAAVSAYSAPSPAATSPARPASPSSPQRSSLSAGHSSRVVGDVLLHQYDAVNRDKYGYVFTALRR; this is encoded by the exons ATGGCGACGTGGATTAGCTTA GTGGTGTTGTCCTTGGCGGTGGTTAGCACCCTGAGTTTTCCACAGCCAGATGCCGAGTACAAAATCCCCACTGTGGGACTGGGATCTCGCTCCCAGTATTATGTACTACACTCTGATGGCACTTTCAAATATGGTTACGATTCAGGAGACGGCCTTTATGAACAGTCAATGGCACAGGCTCCTGGAGAAGTCTCAGGAGCATTCGGTTACAAAGACGCTACAGGAGCTGATATCAAGCTTGAATACACAGCTGATGAACGAGGATTCCTCCCTCGCGGTGGACACCTGCCTGTGGGACCTGACAGTGATGTTGGAGCAAAAGTAAGAGGAGCATCTACTACAGCAGCTGGTACTCCTGTTATTCCATACAGTGCTCCATCACCATCTCCTGCTGCTGCTCCAGCTCCTGTTGTTCCACTAGAATTTGCAGAAATTAGAAGTTCTTCTGGAGGCGATGGAAGTTATAGCTTCGGATATGATACCTCTAGCAGCTCCCGCTCAGAATCTGCCGATTCTCGTAACTCGGTAACAGGACAGTACTCTTTTGTTGCGGATGATGGAGTCAATCGTGCAATCAATTACATTGCAGGATCGGACACTGGTTATATTGCTGAAGGAGATTCACTTCCTATTGGGCCTGCCGTCCCTGGAGCTGAGAGCGGAATTCCTACTGGAAGGATTCTTCCCATCCTCACAGAAGATGAAGCTAATGCCCTGGCTGCAGCCACATCCTCTACATCCTATACTGCTCCTCAAACACATTCAGCACCTTCTGCATCATCCACATCCTCAGCTGCACAATCTCCAGCATTCAAAAATGTTGCTGGTACTAAGTCAACAACCACTGGATCAAGAGATGCCTCTTATTCCTTCAGTTATGACGCAGGAGATAGTGCCCGATCTGAAAAAGCCGATGCTGACTTGAATGTTGAAGGAACTTACAGCTTTGTTCCTCCAGAGGGACACAGGCTTACTGTCAATTATGTTGCAGGATCAGCTACTGGATTTGTTGCTACAGGAGAACACCTTCCTGTAGCTCCTGATGCTGATTTTGGTTCTAAAGCTAGCGGAGCAGTCCCTTCACCAGCAGTAAATGTTTACTCGTCTTCTAAACCTGCTCCAACAGTAACAGCTCAAAATACCATTGCTGCACAAATTCCTGTCGAAGTGGCTCAGGTAAGAAGTTCTGCTAGTGATGATGGGAGCTATAATTTTGCCTATGAGACATCAAGCAGCTCTCGTTCAGAATCTGCTAATGCTCAGAATTCTGTTGATGGACAATATTCTTTCGTTGGTGATGATGGAATTAATAGAGCAATCAAATACACTGCTAATGCAGAGACTGGCTATATTGCTGAAGGAGATTCTTTACCTGTTGGTCCTCCAGTCCCTGGAGCAGAGTCTGGCATTCCCACTGGAAGAATATTTCCTATTCTCTCAGAGGAGGAAGCAAATGCTTTAGCTGCTGCCACTTCTGGATCTAGCTCTCTGCGTGCAACACCACAAACAGGATCGTCTGCTGTCAATTATGCTGGTACCGCTTCTCTTACTAAGACTGCTGGTTCTCGTACTTCTGATGCCTCCTATTCTTTCAATTATGATGCAGGTGACAGTGCACGAACTGAAAGTGCTGATGCTGACCTAAATGTTAAGGGCTCTTATAGCTTTGTACCACCTGAGGGTCACAGACTCACCGTCAATTACGTAGCAGGATCGGATACTGGCTTTATTGCTACTGGAGATCATCTTCCCGTAGCTCCTGATGCTACTTCTGTAACTGGAGTTGATGGAAAAAAACCTGTCACCAGTGCAACGGCATATTCAGCTCCTAGTTCTCTTTCACCAGCAAAGGCTCCAACATTAATAAGTGCTGTGGCTCCTGCACAGGTAAGAAGTTCTGCTGCAGATGATGGAAGCTACAGTTTTTCTTACGAAACCGACAGCAGTTCTCGCTCAGAATCTGCTGATGCTCACAATTCTGTTACTGGACACTATTCATTTGTGGCTGATGATGGAGTCAACAGGAAAATCGACTACATAGCGGGTTCTGAGACTGGATACATAGCTGAAGGAGACTCTCTCCCTGTTGGACCTCCTGTTCCTGGAGCTGAGAGTGGAATTCCTACCGGACGAATCCTGCCAGTTCTTTCTGAAGCTGAGGCCAATGCCCTTGCAGGACTTAGTACTGCTAGTGCGGCACAAACTTCTGCTGCTTCCCCTTCTAGGACTACAGCTGCTGTTTCTGCATATTCAGCACCATCTCCTGCTGCAACTTCACCAGCTAGACCTGCAAGTCCATCATCACCACAAAGATCATCGCTGTCAGCAGGTCACTCAAGTCGCGTGGTTGGCGACGTTCTCCTTCATCAGTACGACGCCGTGAACAGGGATAAATATGGCTACGTCTTCACTGCACTTCGTCGCTAG